Part of the Chitinophaga parva genome is shown below.
GATTACCAGCAGGCAAGCGCGTTTATTTTGTGTCAGACTTCCACCTGGGTGCGCCGGATCCGGCCACCAGCAGGGCCCGGGAGCAACGCATTGTGCGCTTCCTGGACATGGCGGAGCAGGACGCCGCCCACATCTTCCTGGTGGGCGACCTGTTTGATTTCTGGTTTGAATACAACCACGTGATCCCGAAAGGCTATACCCGCCTGCTGGGCAAGCTGGCTTCCCTTACAGACCGCGGCATTGGCGTAAGCGCCTTCATTGGCAACCATGACATGTGGATGAACGGCTATTTTGAAAGTGAACTGAACATCCCCGTGTACCTGGAACCGCAGACCTTTGAAATAGGGGGTAAGCAGTTTTACGTAGCCCATGGCGATGGCCTGGGCCCCGGTGATCATGGGTATAAGTTCCTGAAAAAAGTATTCCGCAACCCCTTGTGCCGCTGGCTGTTTTCCTGGATGCACCCGGCCATGGGCATTTCCATTGCCAACTACTTCAGCCACAAAAGCCGCTCCGCCACCGGCATGGAGCTGGAACATTTCCTGGGCGAAGAAAATGAATGGCTAGCCATCCACT
Proteins encoded:
- a CDS encoding UDP-2,3-diacylglucosamine diphosphatase, whose product is MHIGLPAGKRVYFVSDFHLGAPDPATSRAREQRIVRFLDMAEQDAAHIFLVGDLFDFWFEYNHVIPKGYTRLLGKLASLTDRGIGVSAFIGNHDMWMNGYFESELNIPVYLEPQTFEIGGKQFYVAHGDGLGPGDHGYKFLKKVFRNPLCRWLFSWMHPAMGISIANYFSHKSRSATGMELEHFLGEENEWLAIHSKEILQQQHFDYFIYGHRHLPIDMPVGPHSRYINLGEWLNYNSYAVFDGNNMELKYFENENGPKGTVIGR